One genomic window of Myxococcales bacterium includes the following:
- a CDS encoding DUF58 domain-containing protein, which translates to MRAERRTKKSGSGVEFADHREYQPGDDFRYLDWNIYQRFGRLLVRLFEEEEDLSIYFILDTSSSMGFGDGEKLRHGKRLAAALAYVGLANLDRVSIVATADRVTERMQETRGKARIFKVFRFLTQLKAEGTTDLGEAMKTFVAQNKRRGLAVLISDLYDPAGFEAGINVLRYNKFDPFVVHVTDPADARPKLAGDVLLYDCETGDEREVTVTAKVLERFEHVYGEYLGEIERFCSTRQVPYIRADVGVPFEELILRVFRRGGFLR; encoded by the coding sequence ATGCGGGCCGAGCGACGCACGAAGAAGAGCGGCTCCGGCGTCGAGTTCGCGGATCACCGCGAGTACCAGCCGGGCGACGATTTCCGCTACCTCGACTGGAACATCTACCAGCGGTTCGGCCGCCTCCTGGTGCGGCTGTTCGAGGAGGAAGAGGATCTCTCGATCTACTTCATCCTCGACACCTCTTCGTCGATGGGCTTCGGCGACGGGGAGAAGCTCCGCCACGGAAAGCGCCTCGCGGCGGCGCTCGCCTACGTGGGGCTCGCCAACCTCGATCGCGTGAGCATCGTCGCGACCGCCGACCGCGTGACCGAGCGCATGCAGGAGACCCGAGGGAAGGCCCGCATCTTCAAGGTGTTCCGCTTCCTCACCCAGCTGAAGGCGGAGGGCACGACCGATCTCGGTGAGGCCATGAAGACCTTCGTGGCGCAGAACAAGCGCCGGGGGCTCGCCGTGCTCATCAGCGATCTGTACGATCCCGCCGGGTTCGAGGCGGGCATCAACGTGCTCCGCTACAACAAATTCGACCCGTTCGTCGTGCACGTGACCGATCCGGCCGACGCGCGACCCAAGCTCGCGGGCGACGTGTTGCTCTACGACTGCGAGACCGGCGACGAGCGCGAGGTCACCGTGACCGCGAAGGTGCTCGAGCGCTTCGAGCATGTGTATGGCGAATACCTGGGGGAAATCGAGCGGTTCTGTAGCACGCGGCAGGTGCCCTACATTCGCGCCGACGTCGGCGTGCCCTTCGAGGAGCTCATCTTGCGCGTGTTCCGTCGCGGAGGGTTCCTCCGGTGA